Proteins encoded within one genomic window of Setaria italica strain Yugu1 chromosome IV, Setaria_italica_v2.0, whole genome shotgun sequence:
- the LOC101784044 gene encoding LOW QUALITY PROTEIN: abscisic acid receptor PYL4-like (The sequence of the model RefSeq protein was modified relative to this genomic sequence to represent the inferred CDS: inserted 1 base in 1 codon), producing the protein MRKRKDNVCAFDLDTTQRDPPSSSTSSQPCAPGQCCSAVVQAIAVPVGAVWLVVRRFDRPQAYKHFIRSCRLVDGDGGAMGSVREVRVVSGLPATSIHEQLEILDDEHRVLSFRVVGGEHRLANYRSVTTVHEAAAGHTVVVKSYVVDVPPGNTXDETRTFVDTIVRGNLQSLARTAEQLAAALA; encoded by the exons ATGAGAAAGCGTAAAGACAATGTTTGTGCCTTCGACCTCGACACGACACAGCGA GACCCAccctcttcttccacctccagccAACCATGCGCGCCGGGGCAGTGCTGCTCGGCGGTGGTGCAGGCGATTGCAGTGCCCGTGGGGGCGGTCTGGTTGGTGGTGCGGCGCTTCGACCGGCCGCAGGCGTACAAGCACTTCATCCGAAGCTGCCGCCTcgtggacggcgacggcggcgccatgggCTCCGTGCGGGAGGTGCGTGTCGTGTCGGGCCTCCCCGCCACCAGCATCCACGAGCAGCTCGAGATCCTCGATGACGAGCACCGCGTGCTTAGCTTCCGGGTCGTCGGCGGGGAGCACCGACTCGCCAACTACCGGTCGGTCACCACCGTgcacgaggccgccgccggccacaccGTGGTGGTCAAGTCGTACGTCGTCGACGTGCCGCCCGGGAACA CGGACGAGACACGCACGTTCGTGGACACCATCGTGCGCGGCAACCTCCAGTCGCTGGCGCGCACCGCCGAGCAGCTCGCTGCCGCCCTGGCGTAG
- the LOC101777855 gene encoding putative heat stress transcription factor A-6a, whose product MDHPAAATVKQQDELLVVLDTDGDAGGRAGAAPEPWKLAAVPPFVAKTFELVENPATDGVVSWGAARNSFVVWDPHAFAAVLLPRLFKHANFSTFLRQLNTYGFRKVSPDRWEFAHADFLAGQRHLLANIRRRRGAAGVGCKAAKTASIATGSGGREKELEKLRREREALARELARLRREQQEARAQLRDVERRVRGTERRQEQCAAAFLARAVGDPAAADETGRKRRRLDADATSTTPGVADVLAFVELALAAGAEAESAPMPAVASAHSTGAATNLDMVWNELLGEEPVAIDAKADQELAAAAVEPWEEMSGEEALELVEIDCLASP is encoded by the exons ATGGATCACCCCGCAGCCGCGACGGTGAAGCAGCAGGACGAactgctggtggtgctggacACCGACGGCGACGCTGGCGGGCGAGCAGGCGCGGCGCCGGAGCCTTGGAAGCTGGCGGCGGTTCCGCCGTTCGTGGCGAAGACGTTCGAGCTGGTGGAGAACCCGGCGACGGACGGCGTCGTGTCGTGGGGCGCGGCGCGGAACAGCTTCGTGGTGTGGGACCCGCACGCCTTCGCGGCGGTGCTCCTCCCTCGTCTCTTCAAGCACGCCAACTTCTCCACCTTCCTCCGCCAGCTCAACACCTAC GGGTTCCGCAAGGTGAGCCCGGACAGGTGGGAATTCGCGCACGCTGACTTCCTCGCCGGCCAGCGCCACCTCCTCGCCAacatccgccgccggcgcggcgccgcgggaGTCGGATGCAAGGCGGCGAAGACGGCTAGTATCGCGACCGGGAGCGGGGGCCGCGAGAAGGAGCTCGAGAAGCTGCGGCGCGAACGCGAGGCGCTGGCGCGGGAGCTGGCGCGGCTGCGGCGCGAGCAGCAGGAGGCCCGCGCGCAGCTGCGGGACGTGGAGCGCCGCGTGCGGGGCACggagcggcggcaggagcaGTGCGCTGCGGCCTTCCTCGCGCGCGCCGTCGGGGACCCGGCCGCGGCCGATGAGACCggcaggaagcggcggcggctcgacgccgacgccacgTCGACCACGCCGGGTGTGGCGGATGTCCTCGCGTTCGTGGAGCTGGCTCTGGCGGCGGGCGCCGAGGCCGAGTCGGCTCCCATGCCGGCCGTGGCGTCGGCACATAGCACGGGCGCCGCCACCAACCTGGACATGGTATGGAACGAGCTGCTGGGGGAGGAGCCGGTGGCGATCGACGCCAAGGCGGATCAGgagctcgccgctgccgccgtggaGCCGTGGGAGGAGATGAGCGGGGAGGAGGCTTTGGAGCTGGTTGAGATAGATTGCTTGGCATCACCGTAA